A genomic window from Halorubrum trapanicum includes:
- the kdsB gene encoding 3-deoxy-manno-octulosonate cytidylyltransferase, which yields MGDTIRLVISDVDGVLTDSKLHYGKDEELFKSFNVKDGYGIVRWIQEEDRDFVIVTSRESQAVARRAEELDVEEFYQGVSDKSGIVRSIVQRRGIDRSQVAYIGDEPTDLEAMESVGVACCPADVVRRVRRRCDYVSSFDGGEGAVRDILDTLRNGSGTVLGVIPARYGSTRLPGKPLVDIDGKPMITHVYERANRATTLDRVVVATDDERIVDTIESVGGTAMMTSPDHQTGTDRVAEVAREVGAMFTVNIQGDEPLIRPDVIDSVVETLRTTAPRVATPISPIDEESELNDENVVKVVTDSENRALYFSRSLIPSDGQLGSTYKHIGLYAFETEQLLDYVSMRSDLETRENLEQLRLLENGYDIQTVETDYESKEVNVERDIAVVEQQLRGNDENEN from the coding sequence ATGGGAGATACGATCCGGCTGGTAATCAGCGACGTGGATGGCGTCCTCACTGACTCGAAGCTTCACTACGGGAAGGACGAAGAGCTGTTTAAGTCGTTCAACGTAAAAGATGGTTACGGGATCGTGCGGTGGATCCAGGAAGAGGACCGGGACTTTGTCATCGTCACGTCTCGCGAGTCCCAGGCGGTCGCGCGACGCGCAGAAGAACTTGATGTCGAGGAGTTCTATCAGGGCGTTTCCGACAAAAGCGGAATAGTCAGATCGATAGTCCAACGACGGGGGATCGATCGGTCGCAGGTGGCGTACATTGGGGACGAGCCGACGGACCTGGAAGCGATGGAGAGCGTCGGAGTTGCCTGCTGTCCAGCGGACGTAGTGCGGCGGGTGAGGCGCCGGTGTGACTATGTGAGTAGCTTCGACGGTGGCGAGGGGGCCGTGCGAGATATTCTGGACACGCTACGGAATGGTTCCGGCACCGTTCTGGGAGTAATACCCGCTAGATACGGCTCCACGCGGCTTCCAGGAAAACCACTCGTCGACATCGACGGAAAGCCGATGATCACCCACGTATACGAACGCGCGAATCGGGCAACGACCCTCGATCGGGTCGTGGTGGCGACCGATGACGAGCGTATCGTCGATACGATTGAATCGGTCGGCGGAACGGCGATGATGACGAGTCCCGACCATCAAACCGGGACAGACAGGGTCGCCGAGGTGGCCCGTGAAGTCGGTGCGATGTTTACCGTCAACATCCAGGGTGACGAGCCCCTCATTCGACCGGATGTCATCGATTCGGTGGTGGAGACGCTCCGGACGACCGCCCCACGGGTTGCGACGCCGATATCACCCATCGACGAGGAATCAGAACTGAACGACGAGAACGTGGTGAAGGTCGTCACCGACAGCGAGAACCGGGCACTCTACTTCTCTCGGTCACTCATCCCGTCAGACGGCCAGCTCGGCTCAACTTACAAGCACATAGGCCTCTACGCCTTCGAGACCGAACAGCTGTTGGATTACGTGAGTATGCGCTCCGATTTGGAAACTCGCGAGAACTTGGAGCAACTACGCCTGCTCGAAAACGGATACGATATTCAGACCGTCGAAACCGACTACGAGTCGAAGGAGGTCAATGTAGAAAGAGATATTGCGGTCGTAGAGCAACAACTTCGTGGTAATGACGAGAATGAAAATTAG
- a CDS encoding SIS domain-containing protein gives MSRDRADSTGDDTITTIERTIELQAACVADLLNEETVDQIKRVAEMIDASDGRIVFTGVGKSGDVAKKIVSTFNSIGVSSHFIHPVEALHGDIGVLAEDDIVIFVSNSGNTNEIVELQKFIEPFDPMTITITSSPDSKLGRSADRIVDTRISEEGSVVDLVPMASTTTTIVIGDCIANALMERKGFTKDDFGQFHPSGTIGKRLLLDASDLLYGDIPRTHPDDTLAEVALKMSKGGKGIAVVQNQHGQVLGILTDGDIRRLLQDDTDLHDVVAEEVMITDPVTITPDVSAVEALELLEENNITQLVVADSDNTFEGIIHLHDIMEEGLTSTRNP, from the coding sequence ATGAGTAGAGACCGTGCGGACTCGACGGGCGACGACACGATCACGACCATAGAACGGACGATCGAACTCCAAGCCGCTTGCGTCGCGGACCTCCTGAATGAGGAGACGGTCGACCAGATAAAGAGGGTCGCAGAGATGATCGACGCCTCCGACGGTCGGATCGTGTTCACCGGCGTCGGAAAATCGGGAGATGTCGCCAAAAAAATAGTGTCGACGTTCAATAGCATCGGCGTCTCCTCCCACTTCATTCACCCGGTTGAGGCGTTACACGGTGACATCGGAGTCCTGGCCGAGGACGATATCGTGATTTTCGTGTCGAACAGCGGGAACACGAACGAAATCGTGGAACTCCAAAAGTTCATAGAGCCGTTCGATCCCATGACGATCACCATCACGTCGAGTCCCGATTCGAAACTTGGTCGCAGTGCTGACCGGATCGTCGACACGCGGATTTCAGAGGAGGGGTCTGTCGTCGATCTCGTTCCTATGGCCAGCACCACGACGACCATCGTGATCGGTGACTGTATCGCGAACGCACTCATGGAACGGAAGGGGTTCACGAAAGACGACTTCGGGCAGTTCCACCCGAGCGGTACTATCGGGAAACGACTCCTCCTAGACGCGAGCGACCTACTCTACGGCGACATTCCGAGGACCCACCCGGATGATACGCTCGCCGAGGTCGCACTGAAAATGAGCAAGGGTGGCAAGGGCATCGCCGTCGTACAGAACCAGCACGGGCAGGTCTTAGGGATACTGACCGACGGCGACATCCGGAGACTCCTTCAGGACGACACGGATCTCCACGACGTCGTGGCCGAGGAGGTGATGATCACCGACCCGGTGACCATCACCCCCGACGTTTCGGCGGTCGAAGCGCTCGAACTCCTCGAAGAAAATAACATTACGCAACTCGTCGTCGCCGACAGCGACAACACGTTTGAGGGAATCATCCACCTCCACGACATCATGGAGGAGGGACTGACCAGCACACGGAACCCTTAG
- the kdsA gene encoding 3-deoxy-8-phosphooctulonate synthase, with the protein MTRMKISDRISVANDSEFFLIAGPCVIESEEQVLETAETLKTVGETHDIDVVFKSSFDKANRSSIDSYRGPGLDRGLEILQMVKTRYDLPIITDFHTPDQASRVADVVDVLQVPAFLSRQTDMLTAAGETGLPINVKKGQFLSAEGMENVVDKIESTGNERILLCERGAMYGYNNLVVDFRNIDIMKDIGKPVVFDTTHSVQRPGSHGDSSGGDRRFAPTLARAALATGVAGIFAEVHPDPPSAKCDAATQLPLSRVDSLVEQWLAIDSTVKDE; encoded by the coding sequence ATGACGAGAATGAAAATTAGCGACCGGATATCCGTCGCTAACGACTCGGAGTTCTTTCTGATCGCTGGTCCCTGCGTTATCGAGTCCGAAGAGCAGGTACTGGAGACGGCGGAGACGCTGAAAACCGTCGGCGAGACACACGACATCGACGTGGTTTTCAAGAGCTCGTTCGATAAGGCGAACCGGTCATCGATCGACTCGTATCGCGGGCCTGGACTGGATCGGGGGCTCGAAATCCTCCAAATGGTGAAGACTCGATACGACCTCCCGATCATCACCGATTTTCACACGCCAGATCAGGCGTCTCGCGTCGCGGATGTCGTGGACGTTCTCCAAGTGCCTGCATTTCTCTCCAGGCAGACGGACATGCTGACAGCCGCCGGAGAAACCGGGCTCCCGATCAACGTGAAGAAGGGGCAGTTTCTCTCCGCGGAGGGAATGGAAAACGTCGTCGACAAGATCGAATCCACGGGCAATGAACGGATCCTCCTTTGCGAACGCGGCGCCATGTACGGCTACAATAATCTCGTTGTAGACTTCCGAAATATAGACATCATGAAGGACATCGGCAAACCGGTCGTCTTCGACACGACACACTCCGTACAGCGACCCGGTTCACATGGAGACAGCAGCGGTGGTGATCGTCGGTTCGCACCCACGCTGGCGCGCGCAGCGCTTGCGACCGGAGTTGCCGGGATATTCGCGGAAGTACATCCAGATCCACCGTCAGCGAAGTGTGACGCCGCGACGCAGCTACCGCTCAGCCGCGTGGACTCGTTGGTTGAGCAGTGGCTAGCGATCGACTCCACCGTCAAAGATGAGTAG
- a CDS encoding polysaccharide pyruvyl transferase family protein — MSIRDVVRNISLVSSAEARALYDRLTSDDHSGTRDDGSSILISGGELFNKGAQAMTYTVVDEISRRYPNKRVYLLSEQDYLRDPAEKDAYTFEILPWDSEIQLSLLAPYANLTNTQSHPTEVHRSVRNAFEDCRMILDINGYALSSQMGARMSFSYLTTVLLARMYSVPMYILPQSIGPFDYSLPMRLLLDPLMRTYLPYPKMICPREEDGVRALEPYTRANVRREFDIVLQGGEYDLENIYVTDRGIEVRTLPDDAVGIVPNSKVFERTSNELFYAMYEQLIDCLLELDKEVYVLRHSTEDLELCKAICEPFTRVNAVHMLDDDFDAPELEALIAQFEYMIASRYHSIVHGYKHGVPVVAIGWAVKYDELLRRFDQSQYFFDVRDGLDVQRLTDAVVRMDRNSGTESAGIASTAESIKERALFDNVFEE, encoded by the coding sequence ATGTCGATTCGCGACGTCGTGCGTAACATCTCTCTCGTTTCCTCCGCGGAAGCCCGAGCATTATACGATCGCCTGACGAGCGACGATCATTCGGGAACACGTGACGATGGGTCGTCGATCCTCATTTCCGGTGGGGAGCTATTCAACAAGGGTGCTCAGGCGATGACGTACACCGTGGTCGACGAGATCTCGAGAAGATACCCGAACAAGAGAGTCTATCTGCTGTCCGAACAGGACTATCTTCGCGACCCTGCGGAGAAGGACGCGTACACGTTTGAAATCCTTCCATGGGACTCGGAGATTCAGCTTTCACTCCTAGCACCGTACGCGAACCTGACGAACACTCAGTCGCACCCGACTGAAGTCCACCGGTCAGTTCGAAACGCGTTCGAAGACTGTCGCATGATCTTGGACATCAACGGATACGCTCTGTCCTCACAGATGGGGGCCAGAATGTCGTTTTCGTATCTCACGACGGTCCTCCTCGCGCGGATGTACAGTGTTCCGATGTACATTCTCCCCCAGTCAATCGGTCCGTTCGACTACTCCCTGCCGATGAGACTCCTCCTCGATCCGCTCATGAGAACATATCTTCCGTACCCGAAGATGATCTGTCCTCGGGAGGAAGACGGGGTCAGGGCACTCGAACCGTACACGAGAGCAAACGTCCGGCGAGAGTTCGACATTGTTCTTCAGGGCGGCGAGTACGACTTGGAGAACATCTACGTGACCGACCGTGGTATCGAGGTTCGGACCCTCCCCGACGATGCCGTCGGAATCGTGCCCAATTCAAAGGTGTTCGAACGAACGTCAAATGAATTGTTCTATGCGATGTACGAGCAGCTAATCGATTGCCTGCTGGAGCTGGACAAGGAGGTATATGTTCTGCGTCACTCGACCGAGGACTTAGAACTCTGCAAGGCGATCTGCGAACCATTTACGCGAGTCAATGCCGTCCATATGCTCGACGACGACTTCGACGCGCCCGAACTTGAGGCGTTGATCGCACAGTTCGAATACATGATTGCGTCGAGATATCACTCCATCGTTCACGGATACAAACACGGAGTACCGGTCGTGGCGATCGGGTGGGCCGTGAAATACGACGAACTGCTGCGACGGTTCGACCAGAGCCAGTATTTTTTCGACGTACGAGACGGACTCGACGTGCAGCGACTGACGGATGCCGTCGTCCGGATGGACCGCAACAGCGGCACCGAGTCGGCGGGGATAGCCAGCACAGCGGAGAGCATCAAGGAGCGAGCCCTGTTCGACAACGTGTTCGAGGAGTGA
- a CDS encoding nitroreductase family protein, giving the protein MKSITKKISSIYKEEGLVALLRRSSNFITDRFFQTVVWNAVPKDRTLRLIARSRVLTALYFLLSGTFYREQRSVLWGIASYSESEETGDEPHFRIIRNVHRIEKGLSMKDRRPVFAESYIEQVVADLRSTWDRDGDKRLEWAVDVLAEYFDTVEMTPPISAAKSNFDEFLAEIAYRPTDQTPFRRDEIDGSGVRPEALEQLSRQRTSTRWFEDKDVPREKLDSAIKVALQSPSACNRQSYEFRLFDDRELIDSVSSLAMGATGYRENIPCLGVIVGKQRAYFDDRDRHVIYIDASLAAMAFQFSLETQGLASCCINWPAIPHRERKIETLLNLDPDECVVMMMAIGYPDPDEKVPYSKKMGVEDARSYNEL; this is encoded by the coding sequence ATGAAATCTATCACGAAGAAGATTAGCAGTATTTACAAGGAGGAGGGTCTTGTCGCGCTTCTGAGGCGGTCGAGCAATTTCATCACGGATCGATTCTTTCAGACGGTCGTCTGGAACGCCGTACCGAAAGATCGGACGCTTCGGCTCATCGCCCGATCTCGAGTTCTGACGGCACTTTACTTTCTGCTTTCGGGGACCTTCTACCGGGAGCAGCGGTCGGTACTCTGGGGGATCGCCTCCTATAGCGAGTCCGAAGAGACGGGTGACGAACCCCACTTCCGCATCATCCGTAACGTCCACCGGATCGAGAAGGGGCTGTCCATGAAGGATCGGCGGCCGGTGTTCGCCGAATCGTATATCGAGCAGGTCGTTGCCGATCTTCGGTCCACGTGGGACCGTGACGGTGATAAACGACTTGAGTGGGCAGTGGATGTACTGGCGGAGTACTTCGATACCGTCGAAATGACGCCGCCAATCTCTGCCGCGAAGTCGAATTTCGACGAGTTCCTCGCCGAGATAGCGTATCGCCCGACCGATCAAACGCCGTTTCGTCGGGACGAGATCGACGGATCCGGGGTCCGCCCGGAAGCGTTGGAACAGCTTTCGAGACAGCGAACGAGTACCCGGTGGTTCGAAGACAAAGACGTCCCCCGAGAGAAACTGGACAGTGCGATCAAGGTGGCGTTACAGTCTCCCAGCGCCTGTAACCGGCAGTCCTACGAATTTCGACTGTTCGACGACCGGGAACTGATCGATTCGGTCTCGTCGCTCGCGATGGGGGCAACCGGCTACCGAGAGAACATCCCGTGTCTTGGAGTAATCGTCGGTAAGCAGCGTGCGTACTTCGACGACCGGGATCGACACGTCATCTACATCGACGCCAGTCTTGCGGCGATGGCTTTCCAGTTCTCCCTGGAGACGCAGGGACTGGCCTCGTGCTGTATCAACTGGCCCGCTATTCCGCATCGAGAGCGGAAAATCGAGACCCTGTTGAACCTCGACCCCGACGAATGCGTCGTCATGATGATGGCGATTGGGTACCCAGATCCGGACGAGAAGGTCCCGTACTCCAAGAAGATGGGGGTCGAGGACGCCCGCTCCTACAACGAGCTGTGA
- a CDS encoding DUF563 domain-containing protein, protein MKQEISRLDREDVFVSPPLGTEISAVPDPKPEYTVTNNTNVIMRVGALVGKARRKWERDGPLATYRAGRALALDRASKAVAPIVLTQFDLARTEDLIDDHRITWQVKLDESTAAPDARTPFGVDPSSRGFRNLPRYSYTDQHLFVVPEVELVGPDAIPVIDDDTIVCEAIEPSGEEGYRLKQAVARTLTDRRTIAEMISRDPHQELSYACSLVNSWDNYYHWVIEHLPKLRALEYLKRNRDVQVELVVPAEPPSYIEESLELLGYSLEDCIGWEGGVVSVDNLVQPSFTEPTVPVCRWLNERVGSEVDRNGAAPACGDERIFVSREKARTRKITNRAEVSTVLKEYDIKTYTTEDLRFDEQVELFSRASLIVGVHGAGLTDMIWADDCAIVEIFNDVIKPPYFEIARLLGHDYHCLRGVSTADDTYNSDLHVDVSQLRHLLDEIDRSSGGESN, encoded by the coding sequence TTGAAGCAGGAAATCTCTAGACTGGATCGGGAGGACGTGTTCGTTTCACCTCCGCTGGGTACCGAGATATCAGCCGTTCCGGATCCGAAACCCGAATATACTGTTACAAACAATACAAACGTAATAATGAGAGTGGGAGCGCTCGTCGGCAAAGCGCGAAGGAAGTGGGAACGAGATGGCCCACTCGCCACGTACCGGGCCGGGCGAGCGCTGGCCCTCGACAGAGCGTCTAAAGCGGTGGCCCCTATCGTACTGACGCAGTTCGATCTGGCCAGAACGGAGGATCTGATCGACGACCACCGGATCACCTGGCAGGTGAAGTTGGACGAGTCCACGGCAGCCCCCGACGCACGGACACCGTTCGGCGTCGACCCGTCTTCCAGGGGGTTCAGGAACCTGCCCCGATACTCCTACACCGACCAACATCTATTCGTCGTTCCCGAGGTTGAACTTGTGGGACCAGACGCGATTCCCGTCATCGACGACGACACCATCGTCTGTGAGGCCATAGAGCCATCCGGAGAGGAGGGGTACAGATTGAAGCAGGCAGTAGCGCGCACCCTGACCGACCGAAGAACCATCGCCGAGATGATCAGCCGCGATCCCCACCAAGAACTGTCGTACGCCTGCTCGCTGGTCAACAGTTGGGACAACTACTATCACTGGGTGATCGAGCATCTGCCGAAACTTCGGGCGCTGGAGTACCTGAAGCGGAACCGCGACGTCCAGGTGGAACTCGTCGTCCCGGCGGAGCCACCGTCGTACATCGAGGAATCTCTCGAACTGCTGGGGTACAGTCTCGAGGACTGTATTGGTTGGGAGGGTGGCGTCGTCTCCGTGGACAACCTAGTTCAGCCGAGTTTCACGGAACCAACGGTCCCGGTCTGTCGATGGCTGAACGAACGGGTGGGGTCGGAAGTCGACCGGAACGGCGCAGCGCCTGCCTGCGGCGACGAGCGGATATTCGTCTCCCGCGAGAAGGCTCGAACCCGGAAGATAACGAACAGAGCGGAGGTTTCGACCGTCCTAAAGGAGTACGATATCAAGACTTACACGACCGAGGATCTGCGGTTCGACGAACAGGTCGAGCTGTTCAGCAGGGCGTCGCTGATCGTCGGCGTCCACGGCGCAGGGTTGACCGACATGATCTGGGCAGACGATTGTGCCATCGTCGAGATATTCAACGACGTGATCAAACCGCCGTACTTCGAAATTGCACGCCTGCTCGGGCACGATTACCACTGCCTACGAGGCGTTTCCACCGCTGACGACACGTACAACAGCGACCTTCACGTTGACGTGTCCCAGTTGCGACATTTACTGGACGAAATCGATCGCTCGTCGGGTGGGGAATCGAACTGA